A single Eleginops maclovinus isolate JMC-PN-2008 ecotype Puerto Natales chromosome 5, JC_Emac_rtc_rv5, whole genome shotgun sequence DNA region contains:
- the thumpd1 gene encoding THUMP domain-containing protein 1 → MSAAVSNDSRKRGKKRYGGGHHNKRWKGSRELEVGMQGILITCNMNERKCTAEAFNLLNEYADQLYGPEKLQENGSSSGEEEEEEDVDVALKKEVAQIKASGAKQERRFMALDSGANNVIFIKTQNLEADKLVHHILSDLHTTKKKKSRVILRMLPVTGTCKAFQEDMVKYLTTFLEPWFKTPNCGTYQIAFKARNSSHNKRDEIIKTIAGMVGKLNPKNKVDLTNPELTIIVEVIKVVCCISVVKDYALYRKYNVQEVGKEDTPKPDGGVNTAEEKDKKNEEETDKEDKKDEGETDKEDKKDEGETDKEDKKDEGEMDKEEKKKGEEDIDNNVPHDKEEDENKGDGE, encoded by the exons ATGTCTGCTGCCGTCTCTAACGACTCGAGAAAGCGGGGAAAGAAGCGGTATGGAGGCGGTCACCACAACAAGCGGTGGAAGGGCTCCCGGGAGCTGGAGGTGGGCATGCAGGGGATCCTCATCACATGCAACATGAACGAGAGGAAGTGCACGGCGGAGGCCTTCAACCTGCTCAATGAGTACGCAGACCAGCTGTATGGGCCCGAGAAG TTGCAGGAAAATGGGAGCAGCagtggtgaggaggaggaggaagaagacgtGGATGTAGCGCTGAAGAAGGAAGTGGCGCAGATCAAAGCTTCAGGAGCCAAACAGGAGAGACGCTTCATGGCTCTGGACAGCGGAGCGAACAATGTCATCTTCATCAAAACTCAAAAtctag AAGCTGACAAGTTGGTTCATCACATCCTGTCTGATCTCCACACcaccaagaagaagaagtcacGCGTGATCCTGCGGATGCTGCCA GTAACTGGCACATGCAAAGCCTTCCAGGAGGACATGGTGAAGTACCTGACTACTTTCCTGGAGCCTTGGTTCAAAACCCCAAACTGTGGCACCTACCAGATCGCCTTCAAAGCCCGCAACAGCAGCCACAACAAGAGGGACGAAATCATCAAAACCATTGCAG GTATGGTGGGGAAGCTGAACCCGAAGAACAAGGTTGATTTGACCAACCCAGAACTGACAATCATTGTGGAGGTCATCAAGGTGGTGTGTTGCATCAGTGTGGTAAAAGACTATGCACTGTACAGGAAGTACAATGTCCAGGAAGTAGGTAAAGAGGACACACCAAAGCCTGATGGAGGAGTAAATACAGCTGAGGAGAAGGACAAAAAGAATGAAGAGGAGACGGACAAAGAGGACAAAAAGGATGAAGGGGAGACGGACAAAGAGGACAAAAAGGATGAAGGGGAGACGGACAAAGAGGACAAAAAGGATGAAGGGGAGATGgacaaagaagagaagaagaaaggtgaAGAAGACATTGATAACAATGTGCCACATGAcaaggaggaggatgaaaatAAAGGTGACGGGGAGTAA